The following coding sequences are from one Lysinibacillus sp. FSL W8-0992 window:
- a CDS encoding antibiotic biosynthesis monooxygenase family protein, whose amino-acid sequence MNIYLTSGTGEFMEQVKNKYPNEHMILMHGEGNSVLIHETEGKSVFATPRKFEVLDSVNELEERGFFVFNNIPVTDEGKPVFEHRFLNRARAIENEPGFVAFRLLRPLNGDTYIVMTQWNGPHSFEAWKSSKAYNTAHAQREEPTGVRQQNIFSAASYVTTYSVVPKEDDEA is encoded by the coding sequence ATGAATATTTATTTAACTTCTGGCACAGGTGAGTTTATGGAACAGGTGAAAAATAAGTATCCTAACGAACATATGATTTTAATGCATGGTGAAGGTAATTCTGTGCTCATTCATGAAACTGAAGGGAAATCTGTATTTGCTACACCTCGTAAATTTGAAGTGTTAGATTCGGTAAACGAATTAGAAGAACGCGGCTTCTTCGTTTTCAATAATATTCCTGTGACAGATGAAGGTAAACCTGTATTTGAACATCGCTTTTTAAATCGCGCACGTGCAATTGAGAACGAGCCTGGCTTTGTAGCGTTCCGACTATTGCGTCCATTAAATGGCGACACGTACATTGTTATGACACAATGGAATGGGCCACACTCATTTGAAGCATGGAAAAGCTCAAAAGCGTATAATACTGCACATGCACAACGTGAAGAACCAACTGGTGTGCGACAACAAAACATTTTCTCTGCCGCATCCTATGTTACGACCTATAGCGTTGTCCCTAAAGAAGACGACGAGGCATAA
- the hemE gene encoding uroporphyrinogen decarboxylase codes for MTTLFNDTLLRAARGERTEHTPVWYMRQAGRSQPEYRTIKEKYSLEEITHQPELCAYVTRLPVENYNVDAAILYKDIVTPLPGIGIDVKIKAGVGPVISNPIRTVSDVEKLGEFNAKEHTPFVLETIKLLTEEQLNVPLIGFAGAPFTLASYMIEGGPSKNYNKTKSFMVSEPKAWFALMDKLADMIIADVSAQVEAGAKAIQVFDSWVGALSVEDYRVFIKPIMTRIFGELKKENVPLIQFGVGASHLVKEWHDLPIDVVGLDWRLPIKDARAKGITKPVQGNLDPSLLLADWSVIEKRTKDIIDQGLEVPGHIFNLGHGVFPEVDPAVLKRLTTLIHEYSAQQIQARS; via the coding sequence ATGACAACACTTTTTAATGATACACTTCTACGTGCTGCACGCGGGGAAAGGACTGAACATACACCTGTCTGGTATATGCGACAGGCAGGTCGTTCTCAGCCAGAATATCGTACAATTAAAGAAAAATATTCATTAGAGGAAATTACACATCAACCTGAGCTTTGTGCGTATGTAACACGTTTACCGGTCGAAAACTACAATGTGGATGCTGCGATTTTATATAAAGATATTGTAACGCCACTACCAGGTATCGGCATTGATGTAAAAATTAAAGCTGGTGTAGGTCCAGTTATTTCAAACCCAATTCGCACAGTATCAGATGTAGAGAAATTAGGTGAGTTCAATGCAAAGGAACATACACCTTTCGTTTTAGAAACAATAAAATTACTAACAGAAGAACAGCTTAATGTACCATTAATAGGTTTTGCAGGAGCGCCGTTCACGTTAGCGAGCTATATGATTGAAGGCGGACCTTCTAAAAACTATAATAAAACCAAATCATTTATGGTTTCGGAACCAAAAGCATGGTTTGCATTAATGGACAAATTGGCAGACATGATTATTGCGGACGTTTCAGCGCAAGTAGAAGCGGGTGCAAAAGCGATACAAGTATTTGACTCATGGGTAGGTGCCTTAAGTGTTGAAGATTATCGTGTGTTCATTAAACCTATTATGACTCGTATTTTTGGCGAGTTAAAAAAAGAAAATGTACCGCTTATTCAATTTGGAGTTGGTGCAAGCCATTTAGTGAAAGAGTGGCATGATCTGCCAATTGACGTTGTTGGCTTAGATTGGAGATTACCAATTAAAGATGCACGTGCAAAAGGTATTACAAAGCCTGTGCAAGGAAACCTAGACCCTTCATTATTACTTGCTGATTGGTCAGTAATAGAAAAACGAACAAAAGATATTATCGATCAAGGCTTAGAGGTGCCAGGTCATATCTTTAACTTAGGCCATGGTGTATTCCCAGAGGTTGATCCAGCAGTATTGAAACGTTTAACAACACTTATTCATGAATATAGTGCACAACAAATTCAAGCCCGTTCTTAA
- the hemH gene encoding ferrochelatase: MKKVKGLLVMAYGTPYKEEDIETYYTHIRHGRRPSDEHLEDLRSRYEAIGGLSPLAAATEAQAEALCARLNEVQDEVEYKLFIGLKHIQPFIEDAVEEMVAAGIKEAVSIVLAPHFSTFSIKSYNGRAEETAADRLKITSVESWYDEPKFIDYWKGKVNETFDSMTEEEREKACLIVSAHSLPVKIKEMGDPYEDQLIETARLIQEATGVKNVKVGWQSAGQTPEPWFGPDVQDLTRDLYEQNGYRSFVYTPVGFVTEHLEVLYDNDYECKVVCDEIGANYYRPAMPNTDPLFIEAMVDAIHKKLS; this comes from the coding sequence ATGAAAAAAGTTAAAGGTTTATTAGTAATGGCATATGGTACACCCTATAAAGAGGAAGATATTGAAACTTACTATACACATATTCGTCACGGACGTAGACCATCTGACGAGCATTTAGAAGATTTACGTAGTCGCTACGAGGCAATCGGTGGTTTATCGCCACTGGCAGCTGCAACAGAAGCACAGGCTGAAGCTTTATGTGCACGTTTAAATGAAGTGCAAGATGAGGTAGAATACAAACTATTTATCGGTTTAAAGCATATCCAACCATTCATTGAGGATGCTGTTGAGGAAATGGTTGCAGCAGGTATTAAAGAAGCAGTTTCTATCGTGCTAGCACCACACTTTTCGACTTTCTCTATTAAATCATATAATGGCCGTGCAGAAGAAACAGCAGCTGATCGCCTGAAAATTACATCTGTTGAATCTTGGTATGATGAGCCAAAGTTTATTGATTATTGGAAGGGTAAAGTGAATGAAACGTTCGATTCTATGACTGAAGAAGAACGAGAAAAGGCTTGCCTAATCGTCTCAGCACACTCACTTCCTGTAAAAATTAAAGAAATGGGCGATCCGTACGAAGACCAACTAATTGAGACAGCTCGATTAATTCAAGAAGCTACGGGCGTGAAAAATGTAAAAGTGGGCTGGCAATCAGCTGGACAAACACCAGAGCCATGGTTCGGTCCTGACGTTCAAGATTTAACACGTGACCTTTATGAGCAGAATGGGTACCGTTCATTTGTTTACACACCGGTAGGTTTTGTAACAGAACATTTAGAGGTGCTTTACGATAACGATTATGAATGTAAAGTTGTTTGCGATGAAATAGGTGCTAACTATTATCGTCCAGCAATGCCTAATACAGATCCGTTATTTATCGAAGCTATGGTAGATGCCATTCATAAAAAATTAAGCTAA